GAGCGCGAGCGCGGCGTAGGACAGGTTCACGCTCCACTGCTCGTTTACGGGAGCGATCGCACGGAACAGTACCCGGTTCACCACGATGTAGAACAGGCCGACGCCGGGCAAAAAGTAGGTCCACGATCTGCGGCCCCACAGCCTGTAAGCCATGAACAGCGAACCGGCCAAACCCAGGAGCGAGATCGGCACCACATCGAGCAGAAAGTACGCGACCCGAGTGCGGGTGCCGTGGAACAGTACCCCGCCGATCGCGCCGGCGAGCAGGATCGGCATGCACGCCGTCAGAAACGGGAAATCTTGGTACCGCCCGCGGACGCGCCAGACAAACGCGAGCGCGATGAATACGAAGAAGGTCGCGGTGACCGTGTTCCACGGTTCGGCAACGAACGGTGCGTCGGGGCTGAAGGGGTCGGGCGGGGTCTCGGTGTACAGCGGCCCCCAGTCCGGCATCCGCCCGTTTTTGATCAGGAGCCAATCGGGTTGGGTCGCGGGAGCGTCCCCGTCGGGTGTCGGCATCGGATCTCCGGGTTCCCTCTTGGAGCGGACAAAAAAGATTATAAGAAATGCCGCGAACCGTGACACAAAGCCAGATTTTCTAGGCCTTTACTGAACTTTAGAAACTTCGGAATGAGCGCTTGACACCCTCGGAATCTGT
The Gemmata palustris DNA segment above includes these coding regions:
- a CDS encoding ceramidase domain-containing protein encodes the protein MPTPDGDAPATQPDWLLIKNGRMPDWGPLYTETPPDPFSPDAPFVAEPWNTVTATFFVFIALAFVWRVRGRYQDFPFLTACMPILLAGAIGGVLFHGTRTRVAYFLLDVVPISLLGLAGSLFMAYRLWGRRSWTYFLPGVGLFYIVVNRVLFRAIAPVNEQWSVNLSYAALALVVLLPIALVLWRTRFRHGGWVVAGVISFAMAWCFRLVDREIGSTLPMGSHWLWHTFGAISTALVIQFFYKVEGEKAAA